From the Solanum stenotomum isolate F172 chromosome 4, ASM1918654v1, whole genome shotgun sequence genome, one window contains:
- the LOC125863259 gene encoding glucan endo-1,3-beta-glucosidase 12-like, whose protein sequence is MSLFCSLVLPLFILLPLISYNVYGVGINYGTIGNNLPSPKKVAQLLQSTIFDKVKIYDTNPEILEAFSNTGIDLIVAVENSHIRNLSATQSNADKWFVTRILPFIPSTSIVTIAVGNEYLTDDQLLDHNALLQAMQNLHSVLLSRGLDRKIKVSTPHSMAVLASSFPPSSSTFATTLLPVMTSIVALLADTNSPFMINAYPYFAYRDNPSMVNLEYALLGNASGVRDPKGYVYNNMLDAQIDAIRSAINALGFGNRTIQIVVSESGWPSKGDAAATIENARTYNTRLIERAQSNKGTPMSPKDRIDVFVFALFNENKKQGGISERNFGIFNGDGTKVYDVDLSCEFCSNEKFGGKIESSLLRSRGPSVWCVAKPHADEKVIQAVLDFCCGPGGVDCREIDENGDCFQPDKVYAHASYVMNAYYQMHGRNYWNCDFKGTGLVTFSDPSYGKCFYSHQ, encoded by the exons ATGTCTCTGTTTTGTAGTCTTGTGTTGCCCCTATTCATTCTCCTCCCTCTTATTAGCTACAATGTTTATGGTGTCGGAATAAACTATGGaactatcggaaacaacctcccTTCACCGAAAAAAGTAGCTCAGCTACTTCAATCCACAATATTCGACAAAGTTAAGATCTACGATACCAATCCTGAAATCCTTGAAGCTTTTTCCAACACTGGCATTGATCTCATTGTTGCTGTTGAAAATTCCCACATCAGAAACTTAAGCGCAACTCAATCCAATGCGGATAAGTGGTTCGTTACTCGTATATTACCTTTCATTCCTTCCACTTCCATCGTCACCATTGCCGTTGGAAATGAGTATTTAACCGACGATCAATTATTAGATCATAACGCATTACTCCAAGCAATGCAAAATCTGCATTCAGTTTTACTATCACGCGGATTAGACCGCAAAATTAAAGTGTCTACACCGCATAGCATGGCTGTTCTTGCTTCTTCATTTCCACCATCTTCGTCTACATTTGCTACCACTCTCCTTCCTGTTATGACTTCTATTGTCGCGCTTTTAGCTGATACAAATTCCCCTTTCATGATTAATGCTTATCCATATTTTGCTTACCGGGACAATCCCAGTATGGTTAATTTAGAATACGCGTTACTGGGTAACGCGTCTGGGGTACGTGACCCTAAAGGTTACGTATACAATAACATGCTAGATGCACAAATTGATGCTATTAGATCAGCAATCAATGCATTGGGATTTGGGAATCGGACTATTCAAATAGTGGTATCAGAGTCAGGATGGCCATCGAAAGGAGATGCAGCTGCGACTATTGAAAATGCTAGAACTTATAATACTAGATTAATTGAACGTGCTCAGTCGAATAAAGGTACTCCGATGAGCCCTAAAGATCGAATCGATGTTTTTGTGTTTGCGTTATTCAACGAAAACAAGAAACAAGGAGGAATTAGTGAGAGGAATTTTGGGATTTTCAACGGTGATGGAACGAAGGTTTATGATGTGGATTTGAGTTGTGAATTTTGTAGTAATGAGAAATTTGGAGGGAAAATAGAGTCGTCTTTGTTAAGAAGTCGTGGACCTTCAGTCTGGTGTGTGGCTAAGCCGCATGCAGATGAGAAGGTAATACAGGCTGTGCTTGATTTCTGTTGTGGGCCTGGGGGCGTGGACTGTAGAGAGATAGATGAAAATGGGGACTGTTTTCAACCTGATAAAGTTTACGCCCATGCATCCTACGTGATGAACGCGTATTATCAGATGCATGGGCGGAATTATTGGAACTGTGATTTCAAAGGAACTGGTCTTGTTACATTCAGTGATCcaa GTTATGGAAAATGCTTCTATTCGCATCAGTGA